In one Streptomyces sp. T12 genomic region, the following are encoded:
- a CDS encoding ABC transporter permease subunit, giving the protein MRRQAVTLLWRAGIAAALVCAIGVLPWLSRTDPALTVLKARSADRDPTPEVLAGIRAQLGLDDGPSHLLGQWLGGLWRGDAGRSWISGSEVTPAVLQALGVSLLLMAVALAVTVVTAALICARTLWLGARRRLDGRRSGGSGSAVLAALPEFLTASVLATVVGVQLGWLPALGWYGPRWTVLPALALGLPAGAVLGRLLDDLLPGAFAEPWALAATARGLPGRAVARQALRRCLPGLLPNTGLFVVGLTGGSVTVEQIFDIPGLGRTTLQAALAQDLPVLQAGTLALVLLAAVAAALAHLLARLLIGPALRDGALPSLHRPSPPAHRILPFVYAVLLVGVVALGLPRDPLALDTAERLASPSPAHPFGTDALGRDVLARVAHGALDTLLLALAITAATLLTGVALGLLPRLAGPLVDTVTALPPVLVALLVTAVVGSGTATPALAVAAVAWAPLAAHTSALLRQERAALHLTATRALGAGPWYLLRHELLPAVVPPVTRHALLRLPGIALALASLAFLGLGAQPPSPEWGLLLAENQPYAERAPWAVLAPAAVLALLGALAVTAAGGLRRGRRRRPGAEPVVPLLEQQPDTRELVATR; this is encoded by the coding sequence ATCGCGGCCGCCCTGGTGTGCGCCATCGGCGTACTGCCCTGGCTCTCGCGGACGGACCCGGCGCTGACCGTGCTCAAGGCCCGGTCTGCGGACCGCGACCCCACCCCTGAGGTGCTGGCGGGCATCCGCGCCCAGCTCGGCCTGGACGACGGCCCGTCGCACCTGCTCGGACAGTGGCTGGGCGGGCTGTGGCGCGGGGACGCCGGCCGGTCGTGGATCTCCGGCAGCGAGGTCACGCCCGCCGTGCTCCAGGCCCTGGGCGTGTCCCTGCTGCTGATGGCGGTGGCCCTCGCGGTCACCGTCGTCACCGCCGCGCTGATCTGCGCCCGCACCCTGTGGCTCGGCGCCCGCCGGCGGCTCGACGGGCGGCGCTCGGGAGGCAGCGGCTCCGCCGTCCTCGCCGCGCTGCCCGAGTTCCTCACCGCGTCCGTGCTCGCCACGGTCGTCGGCGTGCAGCTCGGCTGGCTGCCCGCGCTCGGCTGGTACGGCCCCCGGTGGACCGTGCTGCCCGCCCTCGCCCTGGGCCTGCCCGCCGGAGCCGTGCTCGGCCGGCTCCTCGACGACCTGCTGCCCGGCGCCTTCGCCGAGCCCTGGGCCCTGGCGGCGACGGCGCGCGGACTGCCCGGCCGCGCGGTCGCCCGCCAGGCCCTGCGCCGCTGTCTGCCCGGACTGCTGCCCAACACCGGCCTGTTCGTCGTGGGACTGACCGGCGGATCGGTCACCGTCGAACAGATCTTCGATATCCCCGGCCTGGGCCGCACCACCCTCCAGGCCGCCCTCGCCCAGGACCTGCCCGTCCTCCAGGCCGGCACGCTCGCCCTCGTCCTGCTCGCCGCGGTCGCCGCCGCACTGGCCCACCTCCTCGCCCGCCTGCTGATCGGACCGGCCCTGCGCGACGGCGCACTGCCGTCCCTGCACCGGCCGTCGCCGCCCGCCCACAGGATCCTGCCGTTCGTCTACGCCGTCCTGCTCGTCGGCGTCGTCGCCCTCGGCCTGCCCCGCGACCCGCTGGCCCTCGACACCGCCGAGCGACTCGCGTCCCCTTCTCCGGCGCACCCGTTCGGCACCGACGCGCTCGGCAGGGACGTCCTCGCCCGCGTCGCCCACGGCGCCCTCGACACCCTGCTGCTCGCTCTCGCGATCACCGCCGCCACCCTGCTCACCGGGGTGGCGCTCGGCCTGCTGCCCCGGCTGGCCGGCCCCCTCGTCGACACCGTCACCGCGCTGCCGCCGGTCCTCGTCGCCCTGCTCGTCACCGCGGTCGTCGGCAGCGGCACCGCGACACCGGCGCTCGCCGTGGCCGCCGTCGCCTGGGCGCCGCTCGCCGCCCACACCTCCGCGCTGCTCCGGCAGGAACGCGCCGCCCTCCACCTCACCGCCACCCGCGCCCTGGGCGCCGGCCCCTGGTACCTGCTGCGTCACGAACTGCTGCCCGCCGTCGTGCCGCCCGTCACCCGCCACGCCCTGCTCCGCCTGCCCGGCATCGCCCTCGCGCTCGCCTCGCTGGCCTTCCTCGGCCTGGGCGCCCAGCCGCCCTCGCCGGAGTGGGGCCTGCTCCTCGCCGAGAACCAGCCCTACGCCGAGCGCGCCCCCTGGGCGGTCCTCGCCCCCGCCGCCGTACTCGCCCTGCTCGGCGCGCTGGCGGTGACGGCGGCCGGTGGCCTGCGGCGCGGGCGGCGCCGACGCCCTGGGGCCGAACCCGTCGTGCCCTTGCTCGAACAGCAGCCAGACACCAGGGAGTTGGTGGCCACCCGATGA